In Syntrophomonas wolfei subsp. wolfei str. Goettingen G311, a single window of DNA contains:
- a CDS encoding sodium:proton antiporter encodes MTAFYLSIAIFLVTYIFIIFEKVHRTIIALVGAGLAIALGLLSQKAAIEYIDFNTLGLLIGMMIIVGITRRSGVFGYLAIKAARVAGGKPLRILVALAVVTAVLSAFLDNVTTVLLIVPVTFVLTDHLEVPAFPFLFAEILASNIGGTATLIGDPPNIMIGSATHLGFLDFIVNLAPIVIVIMIITLLCLVLMFRKDLRADSQKIESIMAMNAREEIRDWAILKKSLLVLGLTISAFFLHGFLHLETATIALLGAAILMLICAAEPEDILLAVEWPTIFFFAGLFIIVGAMEANGVMELLARQAMELTGGSLTATAVVVLWISAVFSAFVDNIPFVATMIPLLKTIGQMSGLTMDPIWWALSLGACLGGNGTLIGASANIIVAGISERHGQHIGFIDYLKYGFPLMLLSIAIANLYLCLFLLP; translated from the coding sequence GTGACCGCATTTTACTTATCTATTGCTATATTCCTGGTAACTTATATATTTATTATTTTTGAGAAGGTTCATCGTACTATTATCGCTCTGGTAGGTGCAGGTTTGGCCATTGCCCTGGGCTTGCTCAGTCAGAAAGCAGCCATTGAATATATTGATTTCAATACCCTGGGTCTATTGATAGGCATGATGATAATTGTAGGTATTACCCGAAGAAGCGGAGTTTTTGGCTATCTGGCCATAAAAGCGGCCCGGGTGGCAGGAGGGAAGCCGCTGCGGATACTGGTGGCCCTGGCAGTGGTAACGGCAGTATTGTCGGCTTTTTTGGACAATGTAACCACCGTATTGTTGATAGTACCGGTTACTTTTGTCTTGACCGATCATCTGGAAGTTCCAGCCTTCCCGTTCCTGTTTGCCGAAATACTTGCCTCCAATATTGGGGGAACGGCTACCCTTATTGGAGATCCCCCTAATATTATGATTGGAAGTGCCACCCATCTAGGTTTCCTTGATTTTATTGTCAACCTTGCTCCTATTGTAATTGTTATTATGATAATAACTTTGCTCTGTCTGGTATTAATGTTTAGAAAAGACTTGCGGGCTGATTCTCAGAAAATAGAGAGCATAATGGCTATGAATGCCCGGGAAGAAATCCGTGATTGGGCGATCTTAAAAAAATCTTTGCTGGTTTTGGGCTTGACCATAAGCGCCTTTTTTCTGCACGGATTCTTACACCTGGAAACCGCAACTATAGCTTTACTGGGGGCTGCTATTCTAATGCTGATTTGTGCGGCGGAACCTGAAGATATTCTACTCGCTGTAGAATGGCCCACTATATTCTTTTTTGCCGGTCTTTTCATAATTGTTGGGGCTATGGAGGCCAATGGCGTTATGGAGTTGCTCGCTCGACAGGCGATGGAACTGACTGGGGGCAGTTTGACCGCCACCGCTGTGGTGGTGCTCTGGATATCAGCAGTATTTTCCGCTTTTGTGGATAATATTCCCTTCGTGGCTACTATGATACCGCTGCTGAAAACCATTGGGCAAATGTCAGGATTAACGATGGATCCGATTTGGTGGGCGCTATCTCTGGGAGCTTGCCTGGGCGGGAATGGAACTCTGATTGGGGCTTCGGCTAATATTATTGTTGCTGGAATATCCGAGCGGCATGGTCAACATATAGGCTTTATAGATTATTTGAAGTATGGATTTCCTTTGATGCTGCTGTCCATAGCCATAGCCAACCTGTATCTTTGTCTGTTTTTACTGCCCTAG
- a CDS encoding prohibitin family protein, protein MEPEIILTEKKPSFSFIQPQFLKIALIVFLLLLLLTILRPLVIVPAGHVGVKLNFGAVQEPPLKEGIHFIVPIYQKVANVDCRVRKAEHHAAAASKDLQTVTSMVAVNYHVSPASAANLYQRVGMDYENTVIAPAIQESIKAVTAGYTAEELITKRAEVALKTSEVLERKLLDYHIKVDRFNIVNFEFSKEFNKAIEEKQTAEQRALKAQRDLERIKIEAAQKVTRAQAEAESLRIQRQEVTPELLHLREIENQRLAIEKWNGQLPRVSGGAIPFIDVDKVE, encoded by the coding sequence TGTATTTCTGCTTTTATTGTTACTTACGATACTGCGCCCGCTAGTTATTGTACCGGCAGGTCATGTGGGAGTGAAGCTCAATTTTGGCGCGGTTCAAGAGCCGCCGCTCAAAGAAGGAATTCACTTCATTGTTCCCATATACCAGAAGGTAGCAAATGTTGATTGCCGGGTAAGGAAGGCGGAACACCATGCGGCTGCAGCCAGCAAGGATCTGCAGACGGTAACTTCAATGGTTGCAGTAAACTATCATGTCAGTCCTGCCAGTGCCGCCAACCTCTACCAGCGGGTAGGGATGGATTATGAGAACACGGTAATTGCCCCGGCTATTCAAGAATCCATCAAAGCGGTTACTGCTGGCTATACAGCGGAAGAGCTTATTACCAAACGCGCCGAGGTGGCGCTTAAAACCAGCGAGGTGCTGGAGCGCAAACTATTGGACTACCATATTAAAGTAGATCGCTTTAATATCGTAAACTTCGAGTTCAGTAAAGAATTCAACAAAGCCATAGAAGAGAAGCAAACGGCGGAACAACGGGCTCTCAAGGCCCAGCGTGATCTGGAGAGGATTAAGATAGAAGCCGCTCAGAAGGTTACCCGCGCTCAGGCTGAGGCCGAGTCTCTAAGGATTCAACGCCAGGAAGTTACTCCTGAGCTTTTGCACCTGCGGGAAATTGAGAACCAGCGCCTGGCTATTGAAAAATGGAACGGGCAGTTGCCCCGGGTGAGTGGTGGAGCTATTCCTTTCATTGATGTGGATAAGGTGGAATAA